A genome region from Triticum aestivum cultivar Chinese Spring chromosome 2B, IWGSC CS RefSeq v2.1, whole genome shotgun sequence includes the following:
- the LOC123039367 gene encoding ent-kaur-16-ene synthase, chloroplastic-like, with product MFVGENASLQNMEWKARIKKQLLQPKLSPSSYDTAWVAMVPLPGSSQEVPCFPQCIEWILQNQQTNGSWGLAHMDSSVNKATVSSTLACVLALQRWNVGREHIRRGINFIGKNVSVVMDEQIAAPIGFNIIFPGMLSLAMGMGLQFPVRQTNVDGILHLRELELERLAADKSLGREAYIAYVAEGLGNLLDWNEVMKFQRRNGSLFNSPSTTAAALIQNYDDKALQYLNLLVNKFDGSVPTVYPTNIYCQLSMVDTLEKVGISPYFSSEIKSILDMTYSCWLQRDEEIMLDVSTCAMAFRILRMNGYDISADELSHIDEASTFHNSLQGYLSDTKSIMELYKASRVSVSENELILDNISYWSGKLLKENIVHPDVQSRSILAEVEYALKFPFYATMDRLDHKRNIENFDLSGSQMLKTEHWLCCVNQDILALAIEDFTISQSVYQSELQLLERWVKENKLDQLLFARQRTTYCYLAAAATMFPPELSDARISWAKNSILVNIVDDFFDVAGSREELENLVELIVKWDEHYKEEFYSEQVKILFYAIYTSTSQLGTMASVVQNHDVKEHLVETWLQLLRTMMAEADWRMRQYVPTVEEYMELAVVSFTVAPILLPASYFVKQSLLACVVNGQEYNELFRLMGTCCRLLNDIQGFERESSEGKLDSVSLRVLHSDGSMSIEVAKDSIKRSIASCRKDLLRLVLKEDSVVPRACRELFWNMCKICHLFYSHTDAFTSPSEMVTIVNAVINEPLKLQISNPSFAVQSEK from the exons ATGTTTGTAGGAGAAAACGCAAGCCTGCAAAACATG GAATGGAAGGCAAGAATAAAGAAGCAACTCCTGCAACCCAAATTGTCGCCATCTTCGTACGACACCGCATGGGTGGCTATGGTGCCCTTACCGGGCTCGTCTCAGGAGGTCCCGTGCTTCCCGCAGTGTATTGAATGGATACTACAAAACCAACAGACTAATGGATCTTGGGGTCTTGCTCACATGGACTCCTCGGTCAACAAGGCCACTGTCTCATCCACACTGGCTTGTGTGCTTGCACTTCAGAGATGGAACGTCGGGAGGGAACATATTAGGAGAG GAATAAATTTTATTGGCAAAAACGTCTCCGTTGTCATGGATGAACAGATTGCTGCTCCTATAGGCTTCAATATCATATTTCCTGGTATGCTTAGCCTTGCCATGGGGATGGGTTTGCAATTTCCTGTTAGACAAACAAATGTTGATGGGATTCTGCATCTCCGAGAGTTGGAACTAGAAAG ACTTGCTGCGGATAAATCTTTGGGGAGAGAAGCATATATCGCTTATGTTGCTGAAGGACTAGGAAACCTATTGGACTGGAATGAAGTTATGAAATTCCAGAGGAGGAATGGATCATTGTTCAACTCTCCTTCCACAACTGCTGCTGCATTAATCCAAAATTATGATGACAAAGCCCTCCAGTATCTAAATTTGCTTGTTAATAAGTTTGATGGTTCAG TGCCAACAGTGTACCCAACAAATATATATTGCCAGCTTTCAATGGTGGATACTCTTGAAAAGGTTGGGATATCTCCGTACTTTTCAAGTGAGATAAAGAGCATCCTGGACATGACATACAG TTGTTGGTTACAAAGAGATGAGGAAATCATGCTCGATGTATCAACGTGTGCAATGGCGTTTCGTATCTTACGAATGAATGGATATGATATTTCAGCGG ATGAGTTGTCTCATATCGACGAAGCCTCGACTTTCCATAATTCACTTCAAGGATATTTAAGTGATACAAAATCgataatggaattgtacaaggctTCAAGAGTTAGTGTATCAGAAAATGAACTAATCCTCGATAACATAAGTTATTGGTCAGGGAAGTTATTGAAGGAAAACATAGTTCATCCTGATGTGCAAAGTAGGTCGATATTGGCAGAG GTGGAGTATGCTCTTAAATTTCCTTTTTATGCCACAATGGATCGTCTAGATCACAAGAGGAACAttgaaaactttgatttgagtggtTCCCAGATGTTGAAGACGGAACACTG GTTATGTTGTGTAAACCAAGATATTTTAGCTTTGGCCATTGAAGATTTCACCATCTCTCAATCCGTTTACCAGAGTGAACTCCAGCTTCTTGAACG TTGGGTGAAGGAGAACAAGCTAGACCAGCTACTATTTGCACGACAGAGGACGACATATTGCTATCTCGCTGCTGCTGCTACCATGTTCCCTCCTGAATTGTCTGATGCTCGCATTTCATGGGCCAAAAATTCTATACTTGTAAATATTGTTGATGACTTCTTTGATGTTGCGGGGTCAAGGGAAGAATTAGAAAACCTTGTTGAACTAATCGTGAA GTGGGATGAGCACTACAAAGAAGAATTCTACTCTGAGCAAGTAAAAATATTGTTTTATGCCATTTACACTTCAACGAGCCAACTTGGAACAATGGCTTCTGTTGTACAAAACCATGACGTCAAAGAGCACCTAGTAGAGACA TGGCTACAACTACTAAGGACTATGATGGCCGAGGCGGATTGGCGGATGAGACAATATGTGCCAACAGTTGAAGAATACATGGAACTTGCAGTTGTGTCATTCACAGTGGCTCCCATTCTACTCCCGGCATCATATTTTGTCAAGCAATCACTCTTAGCTTGTGTTGTAAATGGTCAAGAGTACAATGAGTTGTTCAGACTAATGGGCACTTGTTGTCGCCTCCTCAATGACATCCAAGGCTTTGAG AGGGAGAGCAGCGAGGGGAAACTTGATAGTGTTTCGCTACGTGTTCTCCACAGTGACGGTTCTATGTCCATTGAAGTAGCTAAAGATTCAATAAAAAGGTCCATAGCCTCATGCAGAAAAGATTTGTTAAGGTTGGTCCTTAAGGAAGATAGTGTTGTTCCTAGGGCATGCAGGGAGTTATTTTGGAACATGTGCAAGATATGCCACTTGTTCTACTCTCACACTGATGCATTTACCTCGCCAAGTGAGATGGTCACCATAGTGAATGCAGTTATCAATGAGCCACTCAAACTCCAAATTAGCAATCCATCTTTTGCTGTACAATCGGAAAAATAA